In Pomacea canaliculata isolate SZHN2017 linkage group LG12, ASM307304v1, whole genome shotgun sequence, a single genomic region encodes these proteins:
- the LOC112577355 gene encoding uncharacterized protein LOC112577355 isoform X1 — protein sequence MRVIRQLWDYVSNMSASPHKFSAAKDPSGDAGEWSVDESHMSVCFLEPERSRISTGCGKGFYGLNCSLTCGECRNGETCNSISGWCRKGCRKGWTPDTLCNKAIHKKCTGGWDCIPCGHCLTADGCNYTTGHCTDGCQPNWHGKGCFQEGTGSGDDYSPFWVNFFFPILLLLLCIIVVFFSFCDQNKDHQRHRRSSEPDDPPAGMPHRYLASRESIAKSQRFGRSFAVPVESDRRNAMVPGPDPTDPFRLLSHSQVTMVNISTAESGYRWKKKWKLLKGVTKEMRQEKWLKVKDHRRRRQERESISSENRSSIIPEVNEEPETAV from the exons ATGCGAGTAATACGTCAGCTGTGGGACTACGTCAGTAACATGTCCGCAAGTCCGCACAAGTTCTCCGCAGC GAAAGACCCTTCAGGTGATGCAGGTGAATGGTCAGTGGATGAGTCTCatatgtctgtctgttttctGGAGCCAGAGCGGAGTCGAATCAG CACAGGCTGCGGTAAAGGTTTCTACGGCCTCAACTGCAGCCTGACGTGCGGCGAGTGTCGTAACGGGGAAACGTGCAACAGCATCTCTGGCTGGTGTCGGAAGGGATGCCGTAAGGGATGGACGCCAGACACGCTGTGTAATAAAG CGATTCACAAAAAGTGTACGGGTGGGTGGGACTGCATTCCATGCGGACACTGCCTGACGGCTGATGGCTGCAACTACACGACAGGCCACTGCACTGATGGGTGTCAACCCAACTGGCACGGGAAGGGCTGCTTCCAGG AAGGTACAGGGAGTGGTGACGACTATTCGCCCTTTTGGGTCAACTTCTTTTTTCCCATTCTCCTCTTACTTCTGTGCatcattgttgtcttttttag TTTCTGCGACCAGAACAAAGACCATCAAAGACACCGGCGGTCCTCGGAACCAGACGACCCTCCCGCGGGGATGCCCCACCGGTACCTGGCGTCGCGGGAATCCATTGCGAAGTCACAGCG TTTTGGCCGCTCGTTTGCTGTTCCTGTGGAATCGGATCGGCGAAACGCGATGGTACCCGGACCGGACCCGACGGACCCGTTTCGGCTCTTGTCCCACAGCCAGGTGACCATGGTAAACATCTCCACTGCCGAGAGTGGCTACCGATGGAAGAAGAAATGGAAGCTGCTCAAGGGGGTGACAAAGGAAATGCGTCAGGAGAAATGGCTGAAAGTAAAAGATCATCGGAGAAGACGTCAGGAAAGGGAGAGTATATCGAGCGAGAACCGAAGTAGCATCATACCGGAGGTGAACGAAGAGCCAGAGACTGCTGTTTAA
- the LOC112577355 gene encoding uncharacterized protein LOC112577355 isoform X2, with the protein MQVNGQWMSLICLSVFWSQSGVESGCGKGFYGLNCSLTCGECRNGETCNSISGWCRKGCRKGWTPDTLCNKAIHKKCTGGWDCIPCGHCLTADGCNYTTGHCTDGCQPNWHGKGCFQEGTGSGDDYSPFWVNFFFPILLLLLCIIVVFFSFCDQNKDHQRHRRSSEPDDPPAGMPHRYLASRESIAKSQRFGRSFAVPVESDRRNAMVPGPDPTDPFRLLSHSQVTMVNISTAESGYRWKKKWKLLKGVTKEMRQEKWLKVKDHRRRRQERESISSENRSSIIPEVNEEPETAV; encoded by the exons ATGCAGGTGAATGGTCAGTGGATGAGTCTCatatgtctgtctgttttctGGAGCCAGAGCGGAGTCGAATCAG GCTGCGGTAAAGGTTTCTACGGCCTCAACTGCAGCCTGACGTGCGGCGAGTGTCGTAACGGGGAAACGTGCAACAGCATCTCTGGCTGGTGTCGGAAGGGATGCCGTAAGGGATGGACGCCAGACACGCTGTGTAATAAAG CGATTCACAAAAAGTGTACGGGTGGGTGGGACTGCATTCCATGCGGACACTGCCTGACGGCTGATGGCTGCAACTACACGACAGGCCACTGCACTGATGGGTGTCAACCCAACTGGCACGGGAAGGGCTGCTTCCAGG AAGGTACAGGGAGTGGTGACGACTATTCGCCCTTTTGGGTCAACTTCTTTTTTCCCATTCTCCTCTTACTTCTGTGCatcattgttgtcttttttag TTTCTGCGACCAGAACAAAGACCATCAAAGACACCGGCGGTCCTCGGAACCAGACGACCCTCCCGCGGGGATGCCCCACCGGTACCTGGCGTCGCGGGAATCCATTGCGAAGTCACAGCG TTTTGGCCGCTCGTTTGCTGTTCCTGTGGAATCGGATCGGCGAAACGCGATGGTACCCGGACCGGACCCGACGGACCCGTTTCGGCTCTTGTCCCACAGCCAGGTGACCATGGTAAACATCTCCACTGCCGAGAGTGGCTACCGATGGAAGAAGAAATGGAAGCTGCTCAAGGGGGTGACAAAGGAAATGCGTCAGGAGAAATGGCTGAAAGTAAAAGATCATCGGAGAAGACGTCAGGAAAGGGAGAGTATATCGAGCGAGAACCGAAGTAGCATCATACCGGAGGTGAACGAAGAGCCAGAGACTGCTGTTTAA
- the LOC112577355 gene encoding uncharacterized protein LOC112577355 isoform X3 gives MSVCFLEPERSRISTGCGKGFYGLNCSLTCGECRNGETCNSISGWCRKGCRKGWTPDTLCNKAIHKKCTGGWDCIPCGHCLTADGCNYTTGHCTDGCQPNWHGKGCFQEGTGSGDDYSPFWVNFFFPILLLLLCIIVVFFSFCDQNKDHQRHRRSSEPDDPPAGMPHRYLASRESIAKSQRFGRSFAVPVESDRRNAMVPGPDPTDPFRLLSHSQVTMVNISTAESGYRWKKKWKLLKGVTKEMRQEKWLKVKDHRRRRQERESISSENRSSIIPEVNEEPETAV, from the exons atgtctgtctgttttctGGAGCCAGAGCGGAGTCGAATCAG CACAGGCTGCGGTAAAGGTTTCTACGGCCTCAACTGCAGCCTGACGTGCGGCGAGTGTCGTAACGGGGAAACGTGCAACAGCATCTCTGGCTGGTGTCGGAAGGGATGCCGTAAGGGATGGACGCCAGACACGCTGTGTAATAAAG CGATTCACAAAAAGTGTACGGGTGGGTGGGACTGCATTCCATGCGGACACTGCCTGACGGCTGATGGCTGCAACTACACGACAGGCCACTGCACTGATGGGTGTCAACCCAACTGGCACGGGAAGGGCTGCTTCCAGG AAGGTACAGGGAGTGGTGACGACTATTCGCCCTTTTGGGTCAACTTCTTTTTTCCCATTCTCCTCTTACTTCTGTGCatcattgttgtcttttttag TTTCTGCGACCAGAACAAAGACCATCAAAGACACCGGCGGTCCTCGGAACCAGACGACCCTCCCGCGGGGATGCCCCACCGGTACCTGGCGTCGCGGGAATCCATTGCGAAGTCACAGCG TTTTGGCCGCTCGTTTGCTGTTCCTGTGGAATCGGATCGGCGAAACGCGATGGTACCCGGACCGGACCCGACGGACCCGTTTCGGCTCTTGTCCCACAGCCAGGTGACCATGGTAAACATCTCCACTGCCGAGAGTGGCTACCGATGGAAGAAGAAATGGAAGCTGCTCAAGGGGGTGACAAAGGAAATGCGTCAGGAGAAATGGCTGAAAGTAAAAGATCATCGGAGAAGACGTCAGGAAAGGGAGAGTATATCGAGCGAGAACCGAAGTAGCATCATACCGGAGGTGAACGAAGAGCCAGAGACTGCTGTTTAA
- the LOC112577353 gene encoding uncharacterized protein LOC112577353, with the protein MRTNILASLLYFGILLAFFFHIVCSINNTDSNGCPPGLNCTCGECVLNDSCDTETGYCREDCQPGYKGKGCFIKCGPDEDCVNPCSCQNSCQCDRQRLICDVECQELIQHQVVARGVRHKTAVYLSLIMAIGLIFVAAIIVWSGDQCMVTQRHVLPGVQGDGPHQGPFSSPSNPSALAAIRIVNGPPGSNDRIESGVRSLPIEEEDSRRKRHYRKDRRFSSSRPSRSIISAPYLSESENLPRSTPLAEFTALTRTGDTKNCSSWTFRSGPVGNSDLINADMEDASSSTDTTEFLTILSPLSNTRCVGMLRSTEKRDNPEESICLSGSSFTIHILQEADALQHSEAAVAGSLEQTAIDQAPSVTVTNSDPIQVDHTSVAMPGTTLPNVSLSLEDQRCWKISIPRVVLEQNLEGTAQLSAPVALNALLDSPPEGRPPEPSVTEMDEITLVDKQ; encoded by the exons ATGCGCACTAACATACTTGCGTCACTCCTCTATTTCGGGattttgcttgctttcttttttcatattgtGTGTTCTATAAATAATACTG ACTCAAACGGCTGTCCACCTGGCCTAAACTGTACTTGTGGAGAGTGCGTCCTGAACGACTCCTGTGACACGGAGACAGGCTACTGTAGAGAGGACTGTCAGCCCGGCTACAAGGGGAAAGGATGTTTTATCA AGTGTGGCCCAGACGAAGATTGTGTGAATCCCTGCAGCTGCCAGAACTCCTGTCAGTGTGACCGGCAGCGCCTGATCTGTGATGTTGAGTGCCAAGAGCTGATCCAACACCAAGTCGTTGCGAGGG GCGTACGACACAAGACAGCTGTCTACCTTTCCCTAATTATGGCCATCGGGCTGATTTTCGTTGCTGCAATAATCGTGTGGTCGGG CGACCAGTGCATGGTGACGCAGCGGCATGTACTCCCCGGTGTACAAGGTGATGGTCCTCATCAGGGACCCTTCTCATCTCCCTCGAATCCTTCTGCCCTGGCGGCCATCCGCATAGTCAATGGCCCTCCTG GCAGTAATGACAGGATCGAGAGCGGCGTTCGAAGTTTGCCGATTGAAGAGGAAGACAGCCGCCGGAAAAGGCACTATAGAAAGGACCGCAGATTCAGTTCCTCTCGCCCTTCCAGGTCGATCATCAGCGCCCCCTACCTGTCGGAATCCGAAAACCTCCCCCGGAGTACGCCCTTGGCCGAGTTCACGGCCTTGACCCGAACTGGAGACACGAAGAACTGCAGCAGCTGGACTTTCAGATCTGGCCCTGTCGGCAACTCTGACCTGATCAACGCCGACATGGAGGACGCCAGTTCCTCGACGGATACCACGGAGTTTCTGACGATCCTCTCGCCGTTGTCGAATACCAGGTGCGTCGGGATGCTGAGGTCAACAGAGAAGCGAGACAACCCGGAGGAGAGCATTTGCCTTTCCGGTTCCTCCTTCACGATACACATATTGCAAGAAGCAGACGCGCTGCAACACTCCGAAGCTGCTGTTGCTGGGTCGCTGGAACAGACCGCGATAGACCAGGCTCCCAGTGTCACGGTCACGAACTCCGACCCCATCCAGGTGGATCACACCTCGGTCGCAATGCCCGGCACCACTCTGCCAAACGTCAGTCTATCGCTTGAAGATCAAAGGTGCTGGAAAATCTCCATCCCCCGCGTGGTTTTGGAGCAAAATCTGGAAGGAACTGCGCAACTGTCTGCGCCGGTGGCTCTCAACGCCCTGCTGGACAGCCCGCCGGAGGGTCGGCCCCCCGAGCCCAGTGTGACCGAGATGGATGAGATAACGCTGGTCGACAAGCAATAG
- the LOC112577352 gene encoding sodium-dependent proline transporter-like isoform X1 gives MKPHIDSPDDATEKVSLSYPEKQMLLEGNDSHVVLITPLNAADEDNAKKTLCETEGEVGAKEDEEDRLQWTHSFEFVLSLIGYAVGVSNLWRFPYLCLRNGGGAFLIPFFLFLFLAGIPLFYMEVCLGQFSGTSSLFVWKLCPLFRGIGYCMILVSGMACIYYNGVLSWILYYLVSSFTSELPWASCGHWWNTPTCIDPRKGSVGPHCNVSTLSGNDSAPDNTTSAPFNLVRESVSWMLSNDTLDWTENCSSILDANDTRGGKTAAEEFWQYNVLRKTSGLHELGSLQLHSSLCLLAAWVLVFFCLIRGVKSLGKVVYVTALLPYFLLTVFLVRGAMLPGAADGILFYIRPDFSRLKSITVWIEACLQVFYSLGPAWGGLITMASFNKFHNNCFRDAVIASLADGLTSFYGGFVIFGVVGFMAKEANTTVDKIATHGPGLALVAYPEAISKLPLPPLWAILFFVMLLSLGLDSQFGMFETVITGLVDAFPTKLRRLRGRLTFALCIACYLVSLPIATNGGIYVFQLLDWYVATFCVLLTSFLECIIIGWIYGIERFCTDVELMLGSRPSLAVKLCWCFVTPFLMLMAFIFTCATYVLPVYDDYVYPAEANALGFFISVLPLLPIPFFMVKELMSHEGSLLERLKKSLQPDASWGPALKEYRPLYVQRLPTKRTKFISHFRRTKQAPSVGAKSS, from the exons ATGAAACCACACATCGACTCACCTGACGACGCAACGGAAAAGGTTTCTCTTTCGTACCCAGAGAAGCAG ATGCTTCTGGAGGGCAATGACAGTCACGTTGTTCTCATCACTCCGCTCAACGCAGCCGACGAAGACAATGCGAAGAAGACGCTGTGCGAGACGGAGGGGGAGGTTGGGGCcaaggaggacgaggaggatcGCCTGCAGTGGACACACAGCTTCGAGTTCGTGCTGTCCTTGATCGGCTACGCCGTGGGGGTCAGCAACCTGTGGAGATTCCCCTACCTGTGTCTTAGGAATGGCGGAG GGGCGTTCTTAATTCCGttcttcttgtttctattcCTGGCTGGAATCCCGCTATTCTACATGGAAGTATGTCTGGGACAGTTTTCTGGGACCAGCTCTTTATTTGTATGGAAGCTGTGCCCGTTGTTCAGGG GTATCGGGTACTGCATGATTCTAGTCTCTGGAATGGCCTGTATCTACTACAACGGTGTCCTGTCCTGGATCCTTTATTACCTCGTATCTTCCTTCACGAGTGAACTCCCATGGGCGTCCTGCGGGCATTGGTGGAACACGCCCACTTGCATCGACCCCAGGAAGGGCAGCGTTGGTCCACACTGCAACGTGTCCACCCTCTCCGGCAACGACTCCGCCCCCGATAACACTACCTCCGCCCCGTTTAACCTCGTAAGAGAAAGTGTGAGTTGGATGCTAAGTAACGATACCCTGGATTGGACGGAAAACTGCTCGTCTATTCTCGACGCTAACGACACCAGAGGAGGGAAGACCGCCGCTGAGGAGTTTTGGCA GTACAACGTGCTGAGAAAAACCTCCGGCCTGCACGAGCTGGGGTCTCTGCAGCTGCACAGCTCGCTGTGTCTGCTGGCCGCCTGGGTCCTTGTCTTCTTCTGCCTCATACGGGGGGTCAAGTCCCTGGGAAAG GTTGTCTACGTGACGGCGCTGCTGCCTTACTTCCTGTTGACCGTGTTCCTTGTTCGCGGCGCCATGTTGCCAGGAGCAGCGGACggcattttgttttacattagGCCGGACTTCTCTCGCCTGAAAAGCATCACG GTGTGGATCGAGGCCTGTCTGCAGGTGTTTTACTCTTTGGGTCCAGCTTGGGGCGGTCTTATAACTATGGCTTCCTTCAACAAGTTTCATAATAACTGCTTCAG AGACGCAGTCATCGCAAGCCTCGCCGATGGGCTGACCAGTTTTTACGGAGGGTTTGTCATTTTTGGTGTCGTTGGTTTCATGGCGAAAGAGGCCAATACCACAGTGGACAAGATCGCCACACATG GACCGGGTCTGGCACTGGTAGCCTACCCGGAGGCTATCTCTAAGCTTCCACTTCCACCCTTGTGGGCCATCTTGTTCTTTGTTATGCTCCTGTCCCTTGGTCTGGATAGTCAG tTCGGGATGTTCGAGACTGTCATCACTGGCCTCGTGGACGCCTTCCCTACCAAACTCAGGAGATTGCGCGGTCGCCTGACCTTTGCTCTTTGCATCGCCTGCTACCTCGTGTCCCTGCCGATAGCCACCAAT ggCGGCATCTACGTCTTCCAGCTGCTGGACTGGTACGTCGCCACGTTTTGCGTCCTGTTGACTTCATTTCTGGAATGCATTATCATCGGCTGGATTTATG GAATTGAACGTTTCTGTACTGACGTGGAGCTGATGCTGGGTTCCCGACCCTCCCTGGCCGTCAAACTGTGCTGGTGTTTCGTCACTCCTTTCCTCATGCTG ATGGCCTTCATCTTTACGTGCGCTACCTACGTCCTGCCGGTGTACGATGACTACGTTTACCCTGCGGAAGCCAACGCCTTGGGCTTCTTCATCTCCGTGTTGCCGCTGCTGCCGATCCCGTTCTTCATGGTCAAGGAACTGATGTCTCACGAAGGCAGTCTACTGGAG AGGTTGAAGAAATCCCTGCAGCCAGATGCCAGCTGGGGGCCTGCCCTGAAGGAGTACCGCCCCTTGTATGTCCAGCGACTGCCCACAAAGCGCACAAagtttatttctcattttcgGCGAACTAAGCAAGCGCCATCAGTGGGCGCCAAGAGCTCTTGA
- the LOC112577352 gene encoding sodium-dependent proline transporter-like isoform X2 — MLLEGNDSHVVLITPLNAADEDNAKKTLCETEGEVGAKEDEEDRLQWTHSFEFVLSLIGYAVGVSNLWRFPYLCLRNGGGAFLIPFFLFLFLAGIPLFYMEVCLGQFSGTSSLFVWKLCPLFRGIGYCMILVSGMACIYYNGVLSWILYYLVSSFTSELPWASCGHWWNTPTCIDPRKGSVGPHCNVSTLSGNDSAPDNTTSAPFNLVRESVSWMLSNDTLDWTENCSSILDANDTRGGKTAAEEFWQYNVLRKTSGLHELGSLQLHSSLCLLAAWVLVFFCLIRGVKSLGKVVYVTALLPYFLLTVFLVRGAMLPGAADGILFYIRPDFSRLKSITVWIEACLQVFYSLGPAWGGLITMASFNKFHNNCFRDAVIASLADGLTSFYGGFVIFGVVGFMAKEANTTVDKIATHGPGLALVAYPEAISKLPLPPLWAILFFVMLLSLGLDSQFGMFETVITGLVDAFPTKLRRLRGRLTFALCIACYLVSLPIATNGGIYVFQLLDWYVATFCVLLTSFLECIIIGWIYGIERFCTDVELMLGSRPSLAVKLCWCFVTPFLMLMAFIFTCATYVLPVYDDYVYPAEANALGFFISVLPLLPIPFFMVKELMSHEGSLLERLKKSLQPDASWGPALKEYRPLYVQRLPTKRTKFISHFRRTKQAPSVGAKSS, encoded by the exons ATGCTTCTGGAGGGCAATGACAGTCACGTTGTTCTCATCACTCCGCTCAACGCAGCCGACGAAGACAATGCGAAGAAGACGCTGTGCGAGACGGAGGGGGAGGTTGGGGCcaaggaggacgaggaggatcGCCTGCAGTGGACACACAGCTTCGAGTTCGTGCTGTCCTTGATCGGCTACGCCGTGGGGGTCAGCAACCTGTGGAGATTCCCCTACCTGTGTCTTAGGAATGGCGGAG GGGCGTTCTTAATTCCGttcttcttgtttctattcCTGGCTGGAATCCCGCTATTCTACATGGAAGTATGTCTGGGACAGTTTTCTGGGACCAGCTCTTTATTTGTATGGAAGCTGTGCCCGTTGTTCAGGG GTATCGGGTACTGCATGATTCTAGTCTCTGGAATGGCCTGTATCTACTACAACGGTGTCCTGTCCTGGATCCTTTATTACCTCGTATCTTCCTTCACGAGTGAACTCCCATGGGCGTCCTGCGGGCATTGGTGGAACACGCCCACTTGCATCGACCCCAGGAAGGGCAGCGTTGGTCCACACTGCAACGTGTCCACCCTCTCCGGCAACGACTCCGCCCCCGATAACACTACCTCCGCCCCGTTTAACCTCGTAAGAGAAAGTGTGAGTTGGATGCTAAGTAACGATACCCTGGATTGGACGGAAAACTGCTCGTCTATTCTCGACGCTAACGACACCAGAGGAGGGAAGACCGCCGCTGAGGAGTTTTGGCA GTACAACGTGCTGAGAAAAACCTCCGGCCTGCACGAGCTGGGGTCTCTGCAGCTGCACAGCTCGCTGTGTCTGCTGGCCGCCTGGGTCCTTGTCTTCTTCTGCCTCATACGGGGGGTCAAGTCCCTGGGAAAG GTTGTCTACGTGACGGCGCTGCTGCCTTACTTCCTGTTGACCGTGTTCCTTGTTCGCGGCGCCATGTTGCCAGGAGCAGCGGACggcattttgttttacattagGCCGGACTTCTCTCGCCTGAAAAGCATCACG GTGTGGATCGAGGCCTGTCTGCAGGTGTTTTACTCTTTGGGTCCAGCTTGGGGCGGTCTTATAACTATGGCTTCCTTCAACAAGTTTCATAATAACTGCTTCAG AGACGCAGTCATCGCAAGCCTCGCCGATGGGCTGACCAGTTTTTACGGAGGGTTTGTCATTTTTGGTGTCGTTGGTTTCATGGCGAAAGAGGCCAATACCACAGTGGACAAGATCGCCACACATG GACCGGGTCTGGCACTGGTAGCCTACCCGGAGGCTATCTCTAAGCTTCCACTTCCACCCTTGTGGGCCATCTTGTTCTTTGTTATGCTCCTGTCCCTTGGTCTGGATAGTCAG tTCGGGATGTTCGAGACTGTCATCACTGGCCTCGTGGACGCCTTCCCTACCAAACTCAGGAGATTGCGCGGTCGCCTGACCTTTGCTCTTTGCATCGCCTGCTACCTCGTGTCCCTGCCGATAGCCACCAAT ggCGGCATCTACGTCTTCCAGCTGCTGGACTGGTACGTCGCCACGTTTTGCGTCCTGTTGACTTCATTTCTGGAATGCATTATCATCGGCTGGATTTATG GAATTGAACGTTTCTGTACTGACGTGGAGCTGATGCTGGGTTCCCGACCCTCCCTGGCCGTCAAACTGTGCTGGTGTTTCGTCACTCCTTTCCTCATGCTG ATGGCCTTCATCTTTACGTGCGCTACCTACGTCCTGCCGGTGTACGATGACTACGTTTACCCTGCGGAAGCCAACGCCTTGGGCTTCTTCATCTCCGTGTTGCCGCTGCTGCCGATCCCGTTCTTCATGGTCAAGGAACTGATGTCTCACGAAGGCAGTCTACTGGAG AGGTTGAAGAAATCCCTGCAGCCAGATGCCAGCTGGGGGCCTGCCCTGAAGGAGTACCGCCCCTTGTATGTCCAGCGACTGCCCACAAAGCGCACAAagtttatttctcattttcgGCGAACTAAGCAAGCGCCATCAGTGGGCGCCAAGAGCTCTTGA